GAAGCCATCAAACGCAATGGGCTGTCCAAGGAAGCTTACCCTTCCATCTCCTGAACAGGTAAAACCTTAACCATACACAAATGAGGGGGACGCACCCCCTCCATATTTTTTATAGAATACTTGGAGAACCATTGGAGGTAGAAAGTCTTGAACGGAAAAGTGATTGTGGTGACCTCTGGTAAAGGTGGCGTGGGCAAGACCACCACCACTGCCAACATCGGCACAGGACTCGCCAAGCTCGGGCAGAAGGTCGCCATCATTGACGTGGACGTGGGCCTCAGAAACCTGGACGTGGTGATGGGCCTGGAATCCCGCGTGGTTTTTGACCTGGTGGATGTCCTCGAAGGGGCATGCAAAGTCAGACAGGCCCTGATCCGCGACAAGCGCGTGGAGAACCTGTTTCTGCTGCCTGCCGCGCAGACCCGCGACAAGGACTCCCTCAGCCCCGACAAAATGCATGAACTGATCAAGATGATGCTGGAAGAAGAAGGCTTCGACCGCATCCTGATCGACTCCCCTGCAGGCATCGAAATGGGCTTCAAAACCGCTGCTGCACCCGCAGAGGCTGCCCTTGTGGTGGTCAACCCTGAGGTGTCCAGCGTGCGTGACGCCGACCGCATCATCGGACTGCTGGAAGCGCAGCAGGTGCCAGAAATCAAACTGGTGATCAACCGCCTGCGTCCCAAGATGGTCGCCAAGGGCAACATGCTCTCCGTGGAAGACGTGCTGGAAATCCTGGGAACCAAACCCATCGGCATCATTCCAGAAGACGAAAACATCCTGGTGTCCACCAACGTCGGTGAACCCGCCGTGCTGGGAGACTCCAAAGCCGGTCAGGCCTTCATGAACACCGCCCGACGCATCATCGGTGAGGACATCCCCTTCATGAACCTGGAAGAGGACAAGGGACTGATTGCCACCCTGCGCCGCATTTTCGGAGGTGGTCGGTGATGTTCTGGGGCAGAAAAAACCGCACCAAAGAAACCCTTAAAAACCGCCTGGAGCTGGTGCTGGCCTACGACCGCGCCCAGATTCCCCCCGGACGGGTTGAGGCCCTCAGAAAAGAGCTGCTGGAAGTGGTGGAGCGTTACTTCCCCAAAAACACCAGCAAGGTCCAGCCCAACATCGAAGTGGAACAGCGCGGAGACACGGTGGTTCTGACCGCCAGCATCCCTCTGGACAACCAGTAAAGCTTTGAGTTCAGAAGCCCCTGCCTTTTGGGTGGGGGTTTTTGTTTGGTGGGTCTGGGTTTTTCGGTGATGTGTTTCGTAGGGGCGAGGCGTGCCTCGCCCCTACAATCGCTGATAATTTGTTGGCGAGGGAACAGCACGCTGCGTCCCGATACATGGCCTATTCCAAGATCAGATCACTCAATTGTGTTTTTAAATTTTCCATCAGGGCGTCAGACACAGAGTGGGAGTAAATGTTGTTTTCAAGGACATACTTGAGAAGCGCAATAACGATCAAACCCTCCTTTTTATTAAGCACCGTAAAGCCAAATGCATTGATATTCATTCTAAGATCCTCAACCAGATCAAAGGCTTCTACGGGATCACATTTTAAAACCACTTCTTCTAAACCATCAGGAATATAGAACATCAAGCAATCTATAAATGTCCAGATCAGATCATGTGCAACAACCGCATCGATGTCAAGACGTATCAGGCTTCGTTCCATTCTTTTCAACATCATGTCTGTAAAGTAGCACAAAACCCTCAGCCAGATTACAAAACTGAGGGCATCCAGAAAACCAAATTTATGTTTGACAGAATCAGAATTTCCTGATGGTCACTTCCACCTTCAGGTCAGATTTCCCCCCACCTGCATGCACGCCGTTCAGAGGGGCCACATCGGCGTAATCCCGGCCCACAGCAGCCACGATGTGTTCGTCCTGCACCCGGACGCCGTTGGTGGGGTCCCAGCCTGCCCAGCCAATTTCGGGCAGGTAGACTTCGGTCCAGGCATGGGAGGCCTGTGCACCGTTCCAGTTGGCGTGCCGCTCAGAGTAGAGGTAGCCAGAAACGTACCTTGCTGCAATCCCATGTTCCCGCAGCAGGGCAATCATCAGGTGGGCGTAATCCTGACACACGCCTTTTTTGTGTTCGGTGAATTCTTTGAGGGAGGTGAACACATCTGTCACCCCTGGGGTGTACTGGATGGATGCAAAAATCTGCTGGTTGAGGGCATCCAGGAATTGCAGAATGTCCTGTTCTGGCTGAGGTCCAGAGAAATCCATTCTGGTGGTCCACTCCCCTGCTGGCACATGCTGTGAGGGAAGCAGAAATTCCGTCAGGTGGTCAGGAAGCAAACCTGAATAGTTGTG
This window of the Deinococcus roseus genome carries:
- the minD gene encoding septum site-determining protein MinD, translated to MNGKVIVVTSGKGGVGKTTTTANIGTGLAKLGQKVAIIDVDVGLRNLDVVMGLESRVVFDLVDVLEGACKVRQALIRDKRVENLFLLPAAQTRDKDSLSPDKMHELIKMMLEEEGFDRILIDSPAGIEMGFKTAAAPAEAALVVVNPEVSSVRDADRIIGLLEAQQVPEIKLVINRLRPKMVAKGNMLSVEDVLEILGTKPIGIIPEDENILVSTNVGEPAVLGDSKAGQAFMNTARRIIGEDIPFMNLEEDKGLIATLRRIFGGGR
- the minE gene encoding cell division topological specificity factor MinE, whose protein sequence is MFWGRKNRTKETLKNRLELVLAYDRAQIPPGRVEALRKELLEVVERYFPKNTSKVQPNIEVEQRGDTVVLTASIPLDNQ
- a CDS encoding transglutaminase family protein translates to MTWLDLPGTSTEDTRVTRYTFEHLTQYTYEEDAWDSYGTLHLQPSSNTQKLLDYDLLLKPSGHLRFHTDYFGNVAHEFHIEQQHRELVILSRGIIEVFAQDLPEQLCACHNYSGLLPDHLTEFLLPSQHVPAGEWTTRMDFSGPQPEQDILQFLDALNQQIFASIQYTPGVTDVFTSLKEFTEHKKGVCQDYAHLMIALLREHGIAARYVSGYLYSERHANWNGAQASHAWTEVYLPEIGWAGWDPTNGVRVQDEHIVAAVGRDYADVAPLNGVHAGGGKSDLKVEVTIRKF